CGTTTCTGCCTCCACGCTCCGCGCCGCGCGCTGTGGAGGACTCAGAATGACACGATTTGGCGTCTGGAGTGTAACGTGTACGAAGGTTCTCAGGTCTGATGTAGCCAGTGCCGATTACTACCGCGGAATTGCACCAAGGCTCCCGAGGTCGTCATCGGATAGTTTGAGTCATACGGCGCTATTCTTGGTCCAACGCCTGCATATCCGCCATCGCCTCAGCAAACTCTTCCATAAATTCTCGTACGACCGTGCGGCTCGTCTTCACACTATCGACTAAGCCTACACCTTGGCCGACAAAGTACGTCACTAACTCACGGGCCTTCGCGTTGCCGTTCTCAGCGGCTTTCTGCGCAGCATAGAGCGCTGGTTCACTAATCAGCGTTTGCAGCGGCATCGGCAGCGCCTTGATCCCCTCCGGTCCTTCCCAGGCATCCGTCCAAGCCGAACGTAGTTGTCGCGTATATTTACCGGTACGACACTTCGAGCGGACAGTATCACGCGATCGCGCGGTAACCATCTTCTGCCGGAAAATCTCCGTCGTCTCAGACTCAGTTGTGGCTAACCAGACCGATCCGGTCCATACTCCAGCGGCACCAAGCGCCATGCACGCAGCCATCTGACGACCGGTCATGATGCCCCCGGCAGCCAACACTGGAACACTACGAATCGGTTTAATCGCGCGCACGACCTCAGGAATCAGAACGAGCGTTGACACTTCGCCAGTATGTCCGCCAGCCTCACCACCCTGCGCAACAATAATATCGACACCGGCTTGTACCTGCCTCACCGCATGTTCCTTGGCACCGACCAACGCTGCTACCGGAACGCCATGTTTATGGCCCATATCCAACATTGATTGAGGTGGGACACCAAGCGCATTGGCGATCAACTTGATGGGATGCTGAAAGGCCACATCTAACAAACGCAACGCCCCTTCCTGTTGCAGAGAAGATTGCGCGTTGGGATTGCCGATCGGTCCGCTTTCAAGCGATCGTGGAGGGTCCACGTCGTGCTTCGTCAGCAGATTCCGCACGAAGTCCTTATGGGTCTGAGGAATGCGTTCCGCCAACGCACCGAGCGTGACCCCCTTCTCTT
The sequence above is drawn from the Deltaproteobacteria bacterium genome and encodes:
- a CDS encoding nitronate monooxygenase translates to MKTPICEMLGIDFPLIAFSHCRDVIASVSRAGGFGVLGVTAFSPDQLEMELKWIDDQIEGRPYGVDVLIPENLSIKEEKGVTLGALAERIPQTHKDFVRNLLTKHDVDPPRSLESGPIGNPNAQSSLQQEGALRLLDVAFQHPIKLIANALGVPPQSMLDMGHKHGVPVAALVGAKEHAVRQVQAGVDIIVAQGGEAGGHTGEVSTLVLIPEVVRAIKPIRSVPVLAAGGIMTGRQMAACMALGAAGVWTGSVWLATTESETTEIFRQKMVTARSRDTVRSKCRTGKYTRQLRSAWTDAWEGPEGIKALPMPLQTLISEPALYAAQKAAENGNAKARELVTYFVGQGVGLVDSVKTSRTVVREFMEEFAEAMADMQALDQE